The region GAACAAGGTTCGCGACGCGATCATCGCCGAAGCCGAGCGGCTGGGCCTGTCCGAAGCGGTCGAGGACGTGCAGGTTCCGACCGAGACGGTCACCGAGATCAAGCGCGGCAAGAAGGTCCAGGTCGAACGCAAGTTCATGCCGGGCTACGTGCTCGCCAAGCTCAAGATGACCGACGACGTCTATCACCTCGTCAAGAACACCCCGAAGGTGACCGGCTTCCTCGGCACCAACAACAAGCCGCAGCCGATTTCCGAGAAGGAAGCGGCGCGCTATTTCGGCGGTGTGGAAGAGGCCAAGGCCGCTCCGAAGAAGGACATTCACGTCGATTACGAGATCGGCGACCAGGTCAAGGTGCTCGACGGGCCCTTCGCCAGCTTCAACGGCGTGGTCGAGGAACTCGATTTCGACAAGGCGAAGGTCAAGGTTTCGGTTTCGATCTTCGGCCGTGCAACGCCGGTCGAACTGGATTTCGACCAGGTCGAACTAGTCAAGTAACCGGGCCACCGATAAACCCGATTACGAGAAGGGGCGCCTTGCCATCCGGCAGGGCGCCCCTTCGTTTTTTGACCAGAGATAGTCGCGGGTTCAGGCAGCCTTGGGCTTGCGCTTGCTGCCGGAACTCTTGCCCTTCGCGGGCTTGGAGGACTTGGCGCGCATCGCGGCCAGTTCCTCGTCGATATTGCGGTCGCGCTGCATTTCCTCGATCTCGCGATCGACCGAGGCATTGC is a window of Erythrobacter sp. HKB08 DNA encoding:
- the nusG gene encoding transcription termination/antitermination protein NusG gives rise to the protein MARWYIIHAYSGFENKVRDAIIAEAERLGLSEAVEDVQVPTETVTEIKRGKKVQVERKFMPGYVLAKLKMTDDVYHLVKNTPKVTGFLGTNNKPQPISEKEAARYFGGVEEAKAAPKKDIHVDYEIGDQVKVLDGPFASFNGVVEELDFDKAKVKVSVSIFGRATPVELDFDQVELVK